The Panicum virgatum strain AP13 chromosome 5K, P.virgatum_v5, whole genome shotgun sequence genome has a window encoding:
- the LOC120706424 gene encoding uncharacterized protein LOC120706424 isoform X1: MIPGIAPKPAPPPVASPPKPQHMFVFGAGFVGRYVSERLLAQGWQVSGTCTSPAKKRELEMLGVKASVFDATERNSSLQSIHSLQQATHLLISIPPIPGIGDPCFGHLS, encoded by the exons ATGATTCCAGGAATCGCCCCcaagccggcgccgccgccggtggcctcGCCGCCTAAGCCTCAGCACATGTTTGTGTTCGGCGCGGGCTTCGTCGGCCGCTACGTCTCGGAGCGCCTCCTCGCGCAGGGCTG GCAGGTCTCCGGGACGTGCACAAGTCCCGCCAAGAAGAGGGAGCTCGAGATGCTGGGCGTGAAGGCTTCCGTCTTCGATGCCACTGAGAGAAA TTCCAGCCTGCAAAGTATCCACAGTTTGCAACAAGCAACACACTTGCTCATCTCCATCCCGCCCATTCCTGGAATCGGTGATCCT TGCTTTGGACACCTTAGCTAG
- the LOC120706423 gene encoding uncharacterized protein LOC120706423, with the protein MKTVSVKNTLINSNSITIKSNRSVICTCIFMTNQICMRGCSPHARKQTTRSTMTCTSWAANMHETTTSALTRWSDKLSRFGCGLSPPATTAPHDEPRPRGWFTGFAGLGAALLLPPGGDDDESPCASSSSRAAAAADQVVPEEPAAAADWATTLPCVAFPSQHGYMVFSLAEDRMLRGVRLRPASGRRVVPSPYGGRKALATDLSCFRHPSRLVDPFTGESAPLPDLPVPLGETSPTSFEPEETRVQGRRRALPPTDDGFAWDRSPRGVMVARGDTVFFCESGGGGRWVPVHRSQSASGTMTVNYRGGFFFVLEQRTLVTTVMDAWTLDKVAEIQPPPAAAAVDCAHLVASTDDVLLLVHRARDMDCELFSEVYRARHKKRKPAWSKVTDIGDRALFVDRLHGFSVGVGGEGAAAGRIRRNCVYTISATPVEDPQGRRVAVYHVEEFHVNMPEVGETLEYCQLGSCRVEQIWGEPYWMIPKKREPAGGSVVSSSLALSNDS; encoded by the coding sequence ATGAAGACCGTGTCCGTCAAAAACACCCTGATCAATTCTAACTCGATTACAATAAAATCGAACCGATCTGTTATTTGTACATGTATCTTTATGACAAATCAAATATGCATGCGTGGCTGCTCCCCCCACGCGAGGAAACAGACAACGCGATCGACCATGACATGTACGAGTTGGGCTGCCAACATGCACGAGACGACAACCAGCGCGTTGACAAGATGGTCCGACAAGCTGAGCAGATTCggctgcgggctctcgccgccggcgacgacggcgccgcaCGACGAGCCACGGCCACGGGGTTGGTTCACCGGGTTCGCTGGCTTGGGGGCTGCTCTCCTGCTCCCTCCCGGCGGAGACGACGACGAGTCACCGTGTGCGTCGTCGAGctcgcgtgccgccgccgccgctgatcaggtggtgccggaggagccggcggcggcggcggactggGCGACGACCCTCCCGTGCGTCGCGTTCCCGTCGCAGCACGGGTACATGGTCTTCTCCCTCGCCGAGGACCGCATGCTCCGCGGCGTCCGGCTGCGCCCGGCGAGCGGGCGCCGGGTCGTGCCGTCCCCGTACGGCGGCCGGAAGGCGCTCGCCACGGACCTGTCGTGCTTCAGGCACCCGTCCCGCCTCGTCGACCCGTTCACCGGCGAGTCCGCGCCGCTCCCGGACCTGCCCGTCCCGCTTGGGGAGACGAGCCCGACGTCGTTCGAGCCCGAGGAGACGCGCGtgcaggggcgccgccgcgctttGCCGCCCACCGACGACGGGTTCGCGTGGGACCGGTCCCCGCGTGGCGTCATGGTGGCGCGCGGCGACACGGTGTTCTTCtgcgagagcggcggcggcggcaggtgggTGCCGGTGCACCGGTCGCAGAGCGCCTCGGGCACGATGACCGTGAACTACCGCGGCGGCTTCTTCTTCGTCCTCGAGCAGCGCACCCTGGTCACCACGGTCATGGACGCATGGACCCTCGACAAGGTCGCGGAGatccagccgccgcccgccgccgccgccgtcgactgcGCCCACCTGGTCGCCTCCACGGACGACGTCCTCCTGCTTGTCCACCGCGCCAGGGACATGGACTGCGAGCTGTTCTCCGAGGTGTACCGTGCCAGGCACAAGAAGCGAAAACCGGCGTGGTCGAAGGTGACCGACATCGGCGACCGCGCGCTGTTCGTCGACAGGCTCCATGGCTTCTCGGTGGGCGTCGGCGgtgagggcgccgccgccgggaggatAAGGAGGAACTGCGTCTACACGATCAGTGCCACGCCGGTGGAAGACCCGCAGGGGCGCCGCGTTGCGGTGTACCACGTCGAGGAGTTTCACGTGAACATGCCGGAAGTGGGAGAGACGCTCGAGTACTGTCAGCTCGGAAGCTGCCGAGTTGAGCAGATATGGGGAGAGCCGTATTGGATGATCCCAAAGAAAAGAGAACCAGCTGGAGGTTCCGTCGTTAGCAGCAGTTTAGCACTTAGCAATGATAGTTAA
- the LOC120706424 gene encoding uncharacterized protein LOC120706424 isoform X2, whose translation MIPGIAPKPAPPPVASPPKPQHMFVFGAGFVGRYVSERLLAQGWQVSGTCTSPAKKRELEMLGVKASVFDATERNLQSIHSLQQATHLLISIPPIPGIGDPCFGHLS comes from the exons ATGATTCCAGGAATCGCCCCcaagccggcgccgccgccggtggcctcGCCGCCTAAGCCTCAGCACATGTTTGTGTTCGGCGCGGGCTTCGTCGGCCGCTACGTCTCGGAGCGCCTCCTCGCGCAGGGCTG GCAGGTCTCCGGGACGTGCACAAGTCCCGCCAAGAAGAGGGAGCTCGAGATGCTGGGCGTGAAGGCTTCCGTCTTCGATGCCACTGAGAGAAA CCTGCAAAGTATCCACAGTTTGCAACAAGCAACACACTTGCTCATCTCCATCCCGCCCATTCCTGGAATCGGTGATCCT TGCTTTGGACACCTTAGCTAG